TTGTTCTTGGAATTATTTTGTGCCGTCTGTTCTCGCTGTATCTCGAACTTACACTCTGACCAGTGAGCCACTGAACTCGAAGAACATATGATTCTTCCCGATGCTTTACGTTCTTCCATTGCTAAGATTTCTGCAGCAGCTACATCGTCTATGTGCACAAACCCTCCTCTGAAATTAGGGTACTCTCCACGAACACCTAGTCAAACAAAAAACTGAAGTTGGGGTCCATTTCTGAAACTGAAACGTAAATCCTCAAAGTGAAAAAGATTCTCTCAAACCTTTGATTATGGATAAAAGAATTGAAGGGGTGCTTGTGGGTTTTGGACTAAGAATTGGACCGATACAAAATGTAGGGATTACGACAACTAGGTTCAGATTCTTCTCGGCTGCGATCAACCAAGCTTCTTTCTCCCCTAACGTCTTTGCATAGCCAAACCAAATCTACATACATTTTCGAACAATCTCATTAATCAAAACAATGAATAAGGTTGACATAAATTATGTCAACAGGTGATGTTATGTTACTCACTTTGAAGCTTCTGCAGTAGTCAAGATCGCTCCAATGTGATTCGTTAAGTGGAGAGGCTTTGGTGGCATCATAACAGTACCGGACCGAGGTCGACGAAGATGTGAGTACAATCCTTTTCACGgtgtttcttgatttttcacAAGAGTTCATCAAATTCCTTGTTCCATATACATCGCGACCGTCCAACTTTTCCTGAGGAAAATATCATCAGTGATTTCATGTTGGATATAACTTAGGGAGGGACCAAATTGATGTAAAAGTAAATATGAGACTTTGTGGAACACGAGAGGCGACGTGGAAGACACCATCAACACCTTTGACTGCATCGTCAAAGCTTCCCTCCACCGTTAGATCGGCTTCGAAGATCTTTAATCTTTCTTTTGCTCCTTTCAACTCCCACAAAAACctaaccttctcttcatctttaCAAAATAGTTAAGAAACAAAACTAGTGGCAGCAAATATAGATGAGGAATGTATAAAGTACCTGAGGAGTCTCTAACAGTTGTTCTTACGAAATGACCCAAGTCGAGAAGTGCCTTTACAACGTGAGAGCCTATAAAGCTTGTCCCTCCGGTTACCAAGTATTCTGCcattttaatctttttgttttcttctgatTTTTGGTGTAACGAGAACATTACCTCAATATGTCTTTACCACTCTTAAAAAATTCtccttttttctctttattaaaatattatttattatttgattatttttaaatagaaaacaTAGGTAAAGACTTCGGATAGTGGAACATGCCTTTGGTGTCCGCTAAAGAACAAACTAAAGTTCCTAGTATCTCAATGTTTTCTTTAATCCCCATGAAAATAGCTTCACCATGCGAGAAATCACTGATTCTCCTACACTTGCAGATTCGAGGATCAGctggaggaaaaaaaaaacagaaaagaatcCAAAGTTCAGTTTTTCAATTTTGGTTATTTCAGCATATCTTCATTGAGAAAAAGATCCACGGCGAGCGAAAGGAACTACAGTTACAGTTGAAAAAGTAGCTAGCTAGTTTACCTTTAATCATCAAGGCCTTTTTGAAAGTGTTCAGCATGTGTGCCGCAATAGAATCTTGAATCAAGGTCACCTGGAAAAAAATCCAAAAGGAAATGTGGAAAGTTAATAATGTCTTCGTAAAATgaacaacatatataaaaatttagattgtTTCATTTTGGTTGTTATATTGagttatacatatttttcaCATTGGTGCAAAATTACTTTTCTTGTTAAACTAAATttgattagttttattattgCATTTGTTCAGTTCTTTAtcttaaatatgtatatagactttcataaaatatttgatatttgtgGCTttgtaaaaatagtaaaaaaaactgaaatgatGACAATTAGGAACTTTTATAAACGAACATCACCAATATTTTAAAACTCATAAACGAAtaacaatatttacaaaatattattgtgtGTAAATTCTATGTAAGTTTATTCTTTagatgtataaaatataaactaaaattattacaCATTATCTTaaccataaaattttatattaatttatatatttaaataatagctatatgttgtataaatatataaattttaaaaataaaaatattaatcctTAAAGCATTTTAGTAGTATATTAGGTTTGATTAAAGTTTGTAGAAAATGtagatgaaaattaaaaatttaacaaaaaaaaattatgcgaAAGTGGTATTTTAATATCTCAGTAGTAGTAATTATAATATATCTAAAGTTCATCAATGATATTTTAGTACATgtcatttaaattaattttataaataatctgAGAAAATAGACTgacataaacaaaatattatatagatatattatgttgtttaatattatttttaaagagatGATTAGTCTTTTAAcatcaaaattgtttttttctgaattttagttttttatgaaatcgcattatatataaaatatgttttctttcctttttgtaaatataattttcgtgtttattatatgaatatttcttttattacatatgttattttaaaaatatataaaataaaactaaaactaaaaatttaattggtataaactattaaataaattttaataatatcaattatatataatattttaattcattaaagatGACTTTGTAATTAATCATCGTAAAAATGTGAGCGtgatacataaaaaaaaactaatttctcaaataatattgtagAGATACAATTAGACAATCACCATAGCCCTACATAATAATCCTGCAACAATGTTCAAAGTTCTGAACATGTTTTAACCTTTTAAATGATTATTGTAAAGAAATTATTTGTAGAGACTAGAGATAAAATGAACATAATAGAGGCACTgctttaatttgaaaatatgttaaaaagaaaTACTGCAATAAATACTAAACAGCCATATAGTTGAGAGTTGCAACTAATTCTTTTATAAATCCCAAAGTCGATATagacttcttctttttcttaaaaaaataagtgTAGTCTGTAATGTGATGTGTgtactaatttatttattgttaaagGAAAATTATGGTTAGCCGCTGGTTGGTTCGACACccatatatttaataatgtatTATTGAATTCTTTATCCGtatgtcgacaaaaaaaaaaagaattctttATCCGTATAAAGAAGGACTattgttttatttgattatacTTTACACATGTATGAATACACATGGACACGAATCATATATTCGTTTTTTTTGAAGGTAATCGTGACTCAATACGTTTTATTCGAATAATCAATTAGGACACAAATCAGATATTCGGTTTTTAAAGGTATTCgtgatttaatacattttatttgaataatcaGTTATTTGATCTATAGTCACCGGGATATTTAATATCTCGAATgtccaaaatttttaaatttttgaccgggtaaaaataaataaaaattttaaaaataaaaaagttcccaaaataatataaaacattattattttattacaaaaataaaaaaaaatatttactttttaaaattctaataaataatttaataaatttagtaaataaaaatattataacacttatgtaaaatataatatttttataacatatatatgattccttaaatatatgcatatagCAGATCAGAGCGAAtatcagtttttaaaaatattagttttatgattttttcgtTTATTACGGATAATGCATATTAGTATTTAATTTGCTttgtaaaattacatatattcaGAATTTTTAATTCGAATCTATACGGATAAAcgaaactaatcaaaatttatattttgtctaGTCCAACTGGTAATGTACGTATGTAGTCACTCCACACCAACTATGTAATGGATAGTCTTCTCTCTTATTATGTTGGAGTTTAAGTACTCTAGATTACTAGACTATGATATTTCTATTACTTCGACGTAAACACCAAGTTGATCCTTAAAACACAAAACGTAACGCCGAACTCATTGTTGTATCCCACTTGCGATTTTCCAGCAATGATATGGGGCGGTTTTGGAGATATCGCCATCGGATGCAATAAATTAATTTCgtaaaaacaatcaaaacattCATTCACTCCTCACAAAAAACGATACGTAGTTCCATTTCTACTACAAAacttaaataaacataaaatgggGATCTATCGAGTAGACATTAATGACTGCCTTGCAAATCTAAATTAGCCATGTGACCGAACACATCTGAACAAATGCTT
The Raphanus sativus cultivar WK10039 chromosome 1, ASM80110v3, whole genome shotgun sequence DNA segment above includes these coding regions:
- the LOC108845211 gene encoding tetraketide alpha-pyrone reductase 2 → MQSKVLMVSSTSPLVFHKEKLDGRDVYGTRNLMNSCEKSRNTVKRIVLTSSSTSVRYCYDATKASPLNESHWSDLDYCRSFKIWFGYAKTLGEKEAWLIAAEKNLNLVVVIPTFCIGPILSPKPTSTPSILLSIIKGVRGEYPNFRGGFVHIDDVAAAEILAMEERKASGRIICSSSSVAHWSECKFEIQREQTAQNNSKNNYLFIKNH